Proteins from a single region of Dasypus novemcinctus isolate mDasNov1 chromosome 16, mDasNov1.1.hap2, whole genome shotgun sequence:
- the LOC101418209 gene encoding olfactory receptor 2T27-like — MDFILLGLFPGIKHADILIGAIILIYLAALTGNSTLILIILFESQLHIPMYFLLSQLSLIDLLFISTTVPKMAVDFLSGKRNISNIGCGAQMFFSLMLGGAECILLTLMACDRYVAICHPLRYTVIMNERVCQKMATATWVGGVLNALVQAVYTMQLPKCRNREIEHFFCEVMAILIISCKDTSAYKLAILVASIVLLFIPFVIIFSSYTIIFITVFHMNSRKGRNKALATCSSHLMVVGLFYGPAIYTYITPVSSCSPHKDQAVSLFFSVITPTLNPFIYSLRNKDVLGALRRYWNGVCS, encoded by the coding sequence ATGGATTTTATTCTCCTGGGACTCTTCCCTGGCATAAAGCATGCTGACATTCTCATTGGTGCGATTATCCTCATCTACCTTGCAGCCCTCACTGGCAATTCCACCCTAATTCTCATCATCCTGTTTGAGTCCCAACTCCACATACCCATGTACTTCCTTCTCAGCCAGCTGTCCCTCATTGATTTGCTCTTCATCTCCACCACTGTCCCCAAGATGGCTGTGGACTTTTTGTCAGGGAAGAGAAACATATCAAACATAGGCTGTGGGGCACAAATGTTTTTCTCTCTGATGCTGGGAGGAGCTGAGTGCATTCTCCTGACTCTCATGGCCTGTgatcgctatgtggccatctgccatcCACTGAgatacacagtcatcatgaacgaGAGGGTCTGCCAAAAGATGGCCACAGCAACCTGGGTTGGGGGTGTCCTAAATGCTCTAGTCCAGGCTGTATACACCATGCAATTACCTAAATGTCGCAACAGGGAGATAGAACATTTTTTCTGTGAAGTCATGGCTATCTTGATTATCTCCTGCAAGGATACCTCTGCATATAAGTTGGCAATACTTGTAGCAAGCATTGTGCTACTCTTTATTCCTTTTGTCATCATCTTTTCCTCCTACACTATCATCTTCATCACTGTCTTTCACATGAATTCCCGCAAGGGGAGGAACAAAGCATTAGCCACTTGCTCATCCCACCTGATGGTTGTTGGGCTTTTTTATGGCCCAGCAATCTACACATATATAACTCCTGTTTCCTCATGCAGCCCACATAAGGACCAGGCTGTATCACTGTTCTTTTCAGTCATTACCCCTACACTGAATCCCTTTATTTATAGCCTGAGAAACAAGGATGTTTTGGGGGCCTTGCGAAGATATTGGAATGGTGTCTGTTCTTAA